A window from Ictalurus furcatus strain D&B chromosome 16, Billie_1.0, whole genome shotgun sequence encodes these proteins:
- the fam166b gene encoding protein FAM166B isoform X1 codes for MEKFPPKFSRVLVTPDPHYIPGYAGYCPQLKFHMGMPYSPLTAQLLTSPEISHSPRMVLSSGLSPSTERDTGTREEVRTRGTGHGKTVQRMIPGYTGFIPRSQNYFSKSYTDTCREALSEFDSDQKRRIRPATADGLPAEFPDIKRRALNTPLVVISKEPFSYKSMDCWKPLGSPYSMEDDNPHKYFISGFTGYVPKARFLIGSSYPKTTNKALIQLGKQMKASHSAHGLTTESADNLVSLPSIYPTQQGLLPRYTGHVPGYKFRYGQTFGQLTSNSLELSGTRRKIDIEE; via the exons ATGGAGAAATTTCCTCCGAAGTTCAGCAGGGTGTTGGTGACCCCTGACCCGCACTACATCCCGGG CTACGCAGGCTACTGTCCACAGCTGAAATTTCACATGGGGATGCCGTACAGTCCGCTCACGGCTCAACTCCTGACCTCTCCGGAGATTTCACACTCTCCGAGAATGGTGTTGAGTTCAGGACTGTCACCTTCCACAGAAAGGGACACTGGGACGAGGGAGGAGGTCCGGACGAGAGGGACAGGACACGGCAAGACGGTGCAGAGAATGATACCGGGCTACACAG GTTTCATCCCGAGAAGTCAGAACTATTTCTCAAAGTCGTACACAGACACGTGTCGAGAAGCACTTAGCGAGTTTGATTCGGATCAGAAAAGGAGAATTCGGCCAGCTACAGCTGACGGGCTACCTGCAGAATTTCCAGACATCaag CGACGGGCACTGAACACTCCTTTGGTGGTTATCTCTAAAGAACCGTTTTCCTATAAATCCATGGACTGCTGGAAGCCCCTCGGCTCTCCATATTCAATGGAAGACGACAACCCACACAAGTACTTCATTTCAG GTTTTACTGGCTACGTCCCCAAAGCCAGGTTCCTGATAGGTTCCAGCTATCCCAAAACCACCAACAAGGCGCTGATCCAGCTTGGCAAGCAGATGAAGGCGAGTCACAGTGCGCACGGCCTGACGACAGAAAGCGCTGACAATCTGGTCTCATTGCCCAGCATCTACCCCACACAGCAAGGTCTGCTGCCCCGCTACACCGGACACGTGCCAG GATACAAATTTCGATACGGACAGACGTTCGGGCAGCTCACCAGCAACTCGCTAGAGCTGAGCGGCACACGCAGGAAGATCGACATCGAGGAATGA
- the LOC128620074 gene encoding AP-4 complex accessory subunit RUSC2-like, with product MATSDNMTGESMIIQRIPLVHGKSVGCHVYTPGPKPRRPCSLNLTHSISLPERENLPSDALNGDFQGRTSKSSANERAGISDPGSGDARGYNSTILRCRNLFVLESEVNGAEENCDTYANNMHKYCKEYSFCQDGNSNGTKDKTVRYATNPWSLCGSQCTESTTACNHNIKIVERFWTVRDDKQVLSDSGLQLRRDNEDTPILMDCEEQDWADKKDCEGYVQKKGTFEEHDCYHYVPNIANALSDCEAWNQNQTDYISDSSCNSSDGVLVNFSAIYNKTNNAVPATPYDLDSPAKQSQGSGSMHQDDDFKLIPCWSPCGVDPNCNIYQSDCNGLSSQEISDLTPCQGQLTTYTNNYYKLVNCDLSTQSAASPAWSSLTSWSEVHSHGSMTPPTEYFLFGKPETEDVEVVEVDQRDLQVDEDAELKRSKITRKISKGINERKTHSKTHHDECKDPEPNSYEHTSATRVSQSWNNKPCCSLPKQEGLRHVLSCPGQISVSSHVLRQHKTSFAELARYKKSERSPSMVKNSKEDPTCSWFSQNISPVQRKAPSGQNVTLITSKTEKESGRSGSSETAGIPPMGVPESCQEVAHDTKPQRPTSLPIQPFVLQPPSGKQSSKALGSLINHYVSNKHGASKSTDQPSCLALSPLDYSSIHLEVASCADTCSTCTPTPIEPHIRPHWAPPSPLFFQAHPDLNYRSTKTVEPTLPDKSLGANHTCLDQTCPTLKPCVTGQEKTSLKSFPNRHLQNFLLEQAGSHQTSPKCLAPEPRTQAEHVFPRSSLSPAITSVTSLTSDTSLILPGAGRSNSDAVHQANTNEELDTAVFHIFGATKPPCFLVKEQHQHGDSSSLADRPPEEFCSSPDACTKFLPIDLLQRKDMLKSLSVAVDLITAHFSSCTDPDEKVVSREP from the exons ATGGCTACCTCTGATAACATGACCGGAGAGAGTATGATCATCCAACGCATCCCTCTGGTTCATGGTAAGTCTGTGGGTTGTCACGTTTATACCCCGGGACCGAAACCGAGACGGCCGTGCTCTTTGAATCTGACTCACAGTATCTCGCTGCCTGAAAGGGAAAACCTCCCAAGCGATGCGCTGAACGGCGACTTCCAGGGTCGCACTAGCAAGTCGAGCGCCAACGAAAGGGCAGGAATCTCAGATCCGGGTTCTGGAGACGCAAGAGGATACAACTCTACAATTCTGCGCTGTCGTAACTTGTTTGTTCTTGAATCAGAGGTTAATGGGGCTGAGGAGAATTGTGATACATATGCAAACAACATGCATAAGTACTGTAAAGAGTACTCATTTTGCCAAGATGGAAATTCAAACGGGACCAAGGATAAGACCGTGAGATACGCCACAAATCCTTGGTCGCTTTGTGGCAGCCAGTGCACTGAGAGTACCACTGCATGCAAccataatattaaaattgtGGAGCGTTTCTGGACAGTCAGAGATGACAAACAAGTCCTATCAGACTCAGGGCTGCAACTTCGCAGGGACAATGAAGACACCCCGATATTAATGGACTGTGAGGAGCAAGACTGGGCTGATAAAAAGGACTGTGAGGGATATGTTCAAAAGAAGGGAActtttgaggaacatgactgTTATCACTATGTTCCTAACATAGCCAATGCCTTGTCAGATTGTGAGGCTTGGAATCAAAACCAGACCGATTATATCAGTGATTCTTCTTGCAACAGCTCTGATGGGGTGCTAGTAAATTTCAGTGCCATCTATAACAAAACCAATAATGCGGTCCCTGCTACACCATATGACCTGGATAGTCCTGCCAAGCAGTCCCAAGGATCAGGATCCATGCACCAGGATGATGACTTCAAGCTGATTCCGTGCTGGTCTCCTTGTGGGGTTGATCCAAACTGTAACATCTACCAGTCCGACTGTAATGGTTTGTCATCTCAGGAAATTTCTGATCTCACTCCCTGTCAAGGTCAGTTGACTACATACACCAACAATTATTACAAGCTGGTGAACTGTGACCTCTCGACTCAGTCTGCCGCTAGTCCGGCGTGGTCGTCTTTGACAAGTTGGTCCGAAGTTCATAGCCACGGAAGCATGACGCCACCTACTGAATACTTTCTCTTCGGAAAACCAGAGACGGAAGACGTCGAGGTGGTCGAAGTCGACCAAAGGGACCTCCAG GTTGATGAGGACGCAGAACTGAAGAGAAGCAAAATAACCAGAAAGATTTCAAAgggaataaatgaaagaaagactcACAGCAAGACACATCATGACGAGTGCAAAGATCCAGAACCCAATAGCTATGAACACACCAGTGCTACACGAGTATCTCAGAGCTGGAATAACAAACCATGTTGTTCCTTACCAAAGCAGGAAGGCCTGCGCCATGTGCTGAGCTGTCCAGGACAGATAAGTGTATCCTCACATGTGCTGAGGCAGCATAAAACCTCATTTGCAGAGCTTGCCCGCTACAAGAAGAGTGAGAGAAGTCCATCAATGGTGAAGAACAGCAAGGAAGATCCTACTTGCTCCTGGTTCTCCCAGAACATTTCACCTGTTCAAAGGAAAGCTCCATCTGGACAAAATGTAACCTTAATCACAAGCAAGACTGAGAAGGAATCTGGAAGATCGGGGAGCTCTGAAACTGCTGGCATACCACCAATGG GAGTTCCTGAATCATGCCAGGAAGTGGCGCACGACACTAAACCACAGAGACCTACCTCTCTACCCATCCAGCCCTTTGTCCTTCAACCACCATCAGGAAAGCAATCCAGCAAAGCCCTGGGCTCACTGATAAACCATTACGTGAGTAACAAACACGGTGCATCTAAAAGCACTGACCAGCCCAGCTGCTTAGCACTCTCACCTTTGGACTATTCTTCCATTCATCTGGAGGTAGCCTCATGCGCTGATACCTGCTCCACCTGTACCCCAACCCCAATAGAGCCTCACATTCGGCCCCATTGGGCTCCACCCAGCCCACTGTTCTTCCAGGCTCACCCAGACCTTAACTACAGAAGTACAAAGACTGTAGAACCCACTCTGCCTGATAAGAGCCTAGGAGCAAATCATACTTGCTTAGATCAAACCTGTCCAACTCTTAAACCGTGTGTGACTGGCCAAGAAAAGACCTCTCTTAAATCTTTTCCCAATAGACATTTACAGAACTTTCTTCTTGAGCAAGCTGGCTCACATCAGACATCTCCAAAATGTCTAGCACCAGAACCAAGAACACAAGCAGAGCATGTTTTTCCTCGTTCTAGCTTGTCTCCAGCCATTACCTCAGTGACATCTCTGACCTCTGACACCTCCCTTATACTTCCTGGTGCTGGAAGAAGCAACTCGGATGCTGTTCATCAAGCCAACACTAACGAGGAGCTCGACACGGCTGTTTTTCACATCTTTGGAGCAACAAAGCCACCCT GCTTCTTGGTGAAAGAACAACATCAGCATGGTGACTCATCCTCTCTGGCTGATAGACCGCCTGAAGAGTTCTGCTCATCACCAGATGCCTGCACTAAATTTCTTCCTATTGATCTGCTGCAGAGGAAAG ACATGCTGAAATCGCTGAGCGTAGCAGTGGATTTGATCACAGCCCACTTCAGCTCCTGCACGGACCCTGACGAGAAGGTAGTATCACGAGAACCGTGA
- the fam166b gene encoding protein FAM166B isoform X3, with product MEKFPPKFSRVLVTPDPHYIPGYAGYCPQLKFHMGMPYSPLTAQLLTSPEISHSPRMVLSSGLSPSTERDTGTREEVRTRGTGHGKTVQRMIPGYTGFIPRSQNYFSKSYTDTCREALSEFDSDQKRRIRPATADGLPAEFPDIKRRALNTPLVVISKEPFSYKSMDCWKPLGSPYSMEDDNPHKYFISGEIPRRISKHNHYTMHSYTAYECFVVLPSSIHDFRAAHDWLVLL from the exons ATGGAGAAATTTCCTCCGAAGTTCAGCAGGGTGTTGGTGACCCCTGACCCGCACTACATCCCGGG CTACGCAGGCTACTGTCCACAGCTGAAATTTCACATGGGGATGCCGTACAGTCCGCTCACGGCTCAACTCCTGACCTCTCCGGAGATTTCACACTCTCCGAGAATGGTGTTGAGTTCAGGACTGTCACCTTCCACAGAAAGGGACACTGGGACGAGGGAGGAGGTCCGGACGAGAGGGACAGGACACGGCAAGACGGTGCAGAGAATGATACCGGGCTACACAG GTTTCATCCCGAGAAGTCAGAACTATTTCTCAAAGTCGTACACAGACACGTGTCGAGAAGCACTTAGCGAGTTTGATTCGGATCAGAAAAGGAGAATTCGGCCAGCTACAGCTGACGGGCTACCTGCAGAATTTCCAGACATCaag CGACGGGCACTGAACACTCCTTTGGTGGTTATCTCTAAAGAACCGTTTTCCTATAAATCCATGGACTGCTGGAAGCCCCTCGGCTCTCCATATTCAATGGAAGACGACAACCCACACAAGTACTTCATTTCAGGCGAGATACCCAGACGAATCTCCAAACATAACCACTACACAATGCACAGTTACACAGCTTATGAG TGCTTTGTAGTGCTTCCCTCTTCCATACATGACTTCAGAGctgcccacgattggctagtgctCCTGTGA
- the LOC128620303 gene encoding AP-4 complex accessory subunit RUSC2-like translates to MLCLQLIAGCSSDPDVIAEYYHPWAFLALSQDPACKSLFQELLLLLQPLSELPFDLHLLSESRLQRRQEQTQPSVQQSRFLALSGCSFLKTPNRQNSEGQPERSKLKEKREPCAPSQTEIRTPCSTNIHKILQDCAVTVSKHSTREPEQKSVCSKKRHAGWWLNQTPIPERLMEADCAYPMPHVQNNEALVGNEDRRREEFSIRTDEVKPPKELRWARLFGSGIGSPVPVEKAQRSIKQNQRIRPPSEWLQLGASKMDQLAQSVWSNETSRTLCRLQQRPKLMQ, encoded by the exons ATGCTCTGTTTACAACTCATCGCTGGATGTTCCAGTGACCCAG ATGTGATTGCAGAGTACTACCACCCCTGGGCATTCCTGGCCTTGTCCCAGGATCCAGCGTGTAAATCTCTGTTTCAGgagctcctcctcctgctccagcCACTGTCCGAGTTGCCTTTTGACCTTCACTTGCTTTCCGAGTCAAGGCTCCAGAGGAGACAGGAGCAGACCCAGCCATCCGTCCAACAGTCAAGGTTTCTTGCCCTGTCTGGCTGCTCATTTCTAAAGACACCTAACAGGCAGAACAGTGAAGGACAACCTGAAAGATCTAAATTGAAGGAGAAAAGAGAACCATGCGCTCCATCCCAGACGGAAATCCGTACACCGTGTAGCACTAACATACACAAGATCCTCCAAGACTGTGCAGTTACGGTTTCTAAACATTCCACCCGAGAACCGGAGCAGAAATCAGTCTGCTCAAAAAAGAGGCATGCTGGATGGTGGCTCAACCAGACACCCATCCCTGAACGTCTGATGGAAGCAGATTGCGCTTATCCCATGCCTCATGTACAAAATAATGAGGCATTGGTGGGAAATGAGGACAGAAGAAGGGAAGAGTTCTCAATAAGGACTGATGAGGTGAAACCACCAAAAGAGCTGCGCTGGGCCCGATTATTTGGTTCTGGGATCGGCAGTCCAGTGCCAGTGGAAAAAGCACAACGCAGCATCAAGCAAAACCAGAGAATCAG gccACCTTCAGAATGGCTCCAGCTTGGAGCATCAAAGATGGACCAGCTGGCTCAGTCTGTGTGGAGCAACGAGACGAGCAGAACCTTATGTCGACTGCAACAGCGACCCAAACTCATGCAGTGA
- the fam166b gene encoding protein FAM166B isoform X2 → MGMPYSPLTAQLLTSPEISHSPRMVLSSGLSPSTERDTGTREEVRTRGTGHGKTVQRMIPGYTGFIPRSQNYFSKSYTDTCREALSEFDSDQKRRIRPATADGLPAEFPDIKRRALNTPLVVISKEPFSYKSMDCWKPLGSPYSMEDDNPHKYFISGFTGYVPKARFLIGSSYPKTTNKALIQLGKQMKASHSAHGLTTESADNLVSLPSIYPTQQGLLPRYTGHVPGYKFRYGQTFGQLTSNSLELSGTRRKIDIEE, encoded by the exons ATGGGGATGCCGTACAGTCCGCTCACGGCTCAACTCCTGACCTCTCCGGAGATTTCACACTCTCCGAGAATGGTGTTGAGTTCAGGACTGTCACCTTCCACAGAAAGGGACACTGGGACGAGGGAGGAGGTCCGGACGAGAGGGACAGGACACGGCAAGACGGTGCAGAGAATGATACCGGGCTACACAG GTTTCATCCCGAGAAGTCAGAACTATTTCTCAAAGTCGTACACAGACACGTGTCGAGAAGCACTTAGCGAGTTTGATTCGGATCAGAAAAGGAGAATTCGGCCAGCTACAGCTGACGGGCTACCTGCAGAATTTCCAGACATCaag CGACGGGCACTGAACACTCCTTTGGTGGTTATCTCTAAAGAACCGTTTTCCTATAAATCCATGGACTGCTGGAAGCCCCTCGGCTCTCCATATTCAATGGAAGACGACAACCCACACAAGTACTTCATTTCAG GTTTTACTGGCTACGTCCCCAAAGCCAGGTTCCTGATAGGTTCCAGCTATCCCAAAACCACCAACAAGGCGCTGATCCAGCTTGGCAAGCAGATGAAGGCGAGTCACAGTGCGCACGGCCTGACGACAGAAAGCGCTGACAATCTGGTCTCATTGCCCAGCATCTACCCCACACAGCAAGGTCTGCTGCCCCGCTACACCGGACACGTGCCAG GATACAAATTTCGATACGGACAGACGTTCGGGCAGCTCACCAGCAACTCGCTAGAGCTGAGCGGCACACGCAGGAAGATCGACATCGAGGAATGA